The Calliopsis andreniformis isolate RMS-2024a chromosome 10, iyCalAndr_principal, whole genome shotgun sequence nucleotide sequence ATTATTTTCCTCTGAGATAGAGCAAAAGCATTACGAAGTTGTTACTTACAAATACCGACCTTAGGCTGTATTATATCTTCAGATGTATCGAGACCAGCGAGCGGGTttgatgttatatttattttagagtCATTAACTCCACCGTTCATTACTCTTCCGTTTGTTATCGGTTTTCCTACAACAGAGACCCCCGTGTTATGAAATACATATAACATTACAGCGAAGTATTTCATCATTATGAATTATGATTACCTTCGCTCTGAGAAGATTCTCGACTCTGCTTGTGTTTCGTTCGTTTATACACAACTGCTACTGCTGCTAAACCACCCAGGAGAGTCAAACCTCCTAGAACTCCGCCGATTATAGCATACATATTCGCGTTCCTGTCGTTTGCAGGCTTCATTCGACTGTCTAACGTCAGGTTGCTACCGCGATTGTCACGGTtctcgtgatagttatgctcaacaACGAGTTTCTTAGTTTTTTGTCGAAGAATTTGCGAAAATTCTGATGCAGCGTCCACAGAAAAACTCTGTACCTTGAATTCATATGTTGTATCCGGTTGTAAATGTGAGATAGTTATATTGAATGAATCTTTCCCCTCGACTGTAGTCTTTATATAGTCCCCTGCTGAAGTAGACGCACGATGGTACACGTAAAATCCATCAATATTCGCTGACGTATCTGGGTTTTGCCAAATGAGTAGCACTTCTTGTGGTCCTAAAGCTTCAGTGTTTGTTAATAAAGGTATCGGCATTTTGTTACTCTCGAATCCTCCATCTGCGTTTAAGTGGAAACGCCCAGAGTTGGGACTCAATTTATTATCGTTGTTCGAATAAACTGCAGCAATTCTAAATCGATAAGTGTGATCAGGCTGTAGATCAGTCACCTCGAACGATCTTACATGATTCGGTATTTCAGAATTCGCTGTCATCCATTTTGCTTGTTTACCATTCATTTTTGGTCCAAGTTCCCGATACTgaactttaaaaaattgaatgggCAACCCAGTATTTTCAGGTACAGACCACCGAACCATCACGGATACATCCGAAAGTCTCGTTACATTTGGTTGGTTTGGTGGAACCAACACTGCTAAAAATGCAAAGAATAAAATTACGAAagtttaaattatttatacttCATTGATGTGTAACAAGTATATTCCTATTGTAGAATTACCAGTGCCTTTTCTCTTTCCTTCCTTGCTTCTTCTCCTTCCTCCTCCTCTTGTGTGTTTGTGCCTTGAATTGGGTATTCCGTAATCTTGTCTTGATTCAGTTGTACCAATATGCTGCTTTGGATTTACTCTCAATAAATTATAACCAGAATCAGAGCCATACTCATTACTTGCCACGCACTGAACGATACCAGCATGCTTTTTTTCAACTTCAGAGATACGAAGAGTAGAGCCTTTAATCTCTAAATTCTCACTGGGTACTAAGGATTCTCCATTGATTAACCATTCGATTTTCGGTTGTGGCTCACCAGTTACAATACAGGAAAGCTCCAATTCTCCGCCTTCAGAAAATGTGGAAGCCTTGGGCGATTTAATCACTTTTGGTGCTTCCATTACTTTCAATATAATCACAGACTTGATATGTGCACCACTGTTAATCCACATACAATCGTATTCTCCTCTATCCTCTGGCTGAACATTGGTTATCATCAAACCCATTGAAGTTTTTATAGACTTCGATGGTAATGCACTACCCAGTCTACTCCATGTAACATAAGGTACTGGATAACCAGCGCCGAAACATTCTAATGTGACATTTTTGTCTCGCAAAACTTTGTACTCCGTTTGTGGTTGCTTTATAAAATATGGTGCTTGGAAGCTGGGATTTGTAAGCACATTTAGAATGATCTCATGATTACTGGTATATATCTGAGTAGTTATGTAATTGCTAGCAGTACAGTGATAAGATCCACTGTCTGATGCTTTAACATTttcaatgaccatagttttaccGTTTACATTTTGTATgagattattcttttcataaaaCTGAACTATAGCTTCTGGAGCTGAATAAGGCACAGGACACGTGATAGGTACAGTATTTCCTGCAGCAACGTTTATAACTAAATCATTTTTATCTGTAAACTTCTGCAATGTAGCAAGCGTCAATCTTGCTGGATCAGAAGCTAAACCGCTGGAACCTACAGAGTccagaaaattcaattttcagtattaaattacataaaagcTAGCAAGCTAGAATTAGTATGTTTACCATAGAAAGCTATGCAGCGATAATCCCCAGCTTTTGTCTCGTTATCGAAGTTTACTACATGCCGGGAGGTTTTGCCGACGTTGGTAGGCGTATGCAAAACTGGCAACCATTTGTCCGAACCCAATGGCCTATGACGCCATGAAAAACGTTCGGCAGCGAGATTAAGATTGCACTCAAAATTCACGTCGTCCCCCAGTGGTGCATCCAGAGGTTTAGGGTGTCGTAAAAAAGACATACCCGGCTCTTGCCGTTGTCCTGTTAAATACAAATACATGTAGTACCGTTCAATTTGAATACAGTGATAAAAAAATGTCTGATTTACAAATGAAAAGTAACTCACCATGAGCAAAACTAGCTAAAACATGAAGCAAGACCACGATGACACCACATAGGGAGGATATAGATCGCATCTTGACACATTCTGCAATCAAAGAAAAGAGTCAGTTGCATGTTTATTCTTCAGCTAGCGGATTTATCAACCTGATACTGGGTTGGACAGAAATTTGCGAGGAATCGGGCGGTACCATCGAGAGCTCACTAAAATTAATGCCCAGCAAGCCCGTTTAAGTTTAGAACGACAAGAGTACACGTGGAAATAGAACACACTTTCGTCCTAGTTTTCAAACGCGATTCATGATATCGAGAGTGATTCAAAATACTCTCGATCGCGCTAGTCTCCGATAAAAAACACTTAagaaaataaacataaaacttTTTTAATACTATCGCAAGTAATGCAAGTAATGCTACTTGCTACTTGCTACTCAGCAATGTTCGTAATATAAATTACTATGTAGAATTAACGATTAAGTGCAgtataaaaaagagaaaaacagATTGCCATAAACCTAACCTACATTTTTAGTATCCGCTCCAATTAAATTCACATATTTTCAACGAAAATCATCTGTAGTTAGTATCTAAAGTTCATAGACGCTTTTTAGGCTTCTTAAAGTTAAGGGATAGAGTAACTGAATTTAATGATTGCATAATAGAGTCCTACGCCCCCGTGCCTCCTcgcacgaataatacaaacgatAGGAGAATGAAACAATGTATATAAACGCTTCTGAAATTATTTCAAACTGATTATACTTTATTCGGGCAAAGAAGGGTTCGCTGCTAGACATCAATAAAAAGAGACAAATTTTTCCTTTTGCAATTCTGAAAGAAACAATTATTCGAGGATGATGGAAGCAGGACCTCTTGGAGCTTTCTCTGCCAGAAAAAATAAGGATAACTGTGTTTATGTTATTCCAATGGTAATATGAAAATGACCGTATACGGAGATGAAAACTGTCGTTCAATACGCGCCACCGTTTACCACCCACATGCGAACGGCGAGTGACGATCAAAATTATTTGTTGGCTAACAGGCGTTTGTATATGtagatacatatgtatgtaggcAAATCCATTTACGGGATACACCGTGCCGTCCGCCTACGCGATACTTTTACAAAGAAAATTGATTGAAAGATGTTTTATCGTAAGACTTATCGACAGTTCGCCCGAAGAAGAATTTATGTTATAATTTGTTATCTTTTAATTTGCTTTCACGGAGAAATTGAATTTTCGAGGACAGAATCCGTCGTCGGCGAACTTTTCGACGGAGTTGAAATGACGAGGTAAAAAGCACGCGTCCGACCCGTTACCAAAGCAGTTCAACGTATTTTATGTACGGGAGGGCCTCTTAACTTCTGGTTAAATGGTAGCATAAATGCCGGTGGTATGTAACAGGTGAGAAGGGCTCGAAAGAGGCTGGTTTCCGACGTTGCCTCTcgtaaaaataaagaactcgAATTCCAAAGCAGTGGTTGTCAACCCCCTTCGccccgcgcgcgcgcgcgcgcgccaacGATGCTTCTCCACGCACCTAACCTTACGAACACGACGACCAATGCCACCCGGGTTACGCGACACGCATCGTACATACACGCGCGATGCACAACCACATCTCGGCGAGGGTTCTTGCCGTGGGTCGAAACTTTCATTCCGAAAACCTTTCGGCACAGCCTTTGGGCACTCTCTGTCTACCTTACGAATTGAGAATCCCATTTTCACGATCTACGATGTTGCATAAATCTTGAAAGCCCCGGACAATCACAGTTGAGACCGAGTCAACTGTTCGTCCCATGCACTGCAGTTCATTTCAAATAATGTATTCAATAGGTTATCGGTATTTCAGAGAAACTGAAGGAAGTAACGTTGAGAATACAAGTTCTCCCgagcaattatttattaatttcgtaGATCCTACTGTTCCAGTTGATCCACTTGAACATTTCAATTATCGTTCATCTGTACTTTTCACTTAAGCGAGACTCAAAGTATTAATTAATCATGGGCATGAGTAAAGTGCTGTTCCGTTACGTGTAACAAGCAGGAACCAGGAAGAAGATCAGATTcccgttgatcgaacagattcgGGAGAAGTGGATCCTTCCTGTTAGCGATGTTCGATTAATCCCGCGATTCTTTTGTCTTGTTCGTACAAGGTAGACGAAACAAGGAAGAAAATGAAGCTAGTCGCGTCTAATTTTCTGCTTTGGTATGCACGACGATCGTCTCGACAAAACAAGCAAAGAATATTTAGCCGTATACGTGTCATACGCTATTTTAATCTGCTTCCCGTAGCAGCCACTTGTATTCGTTAACATCTGGTTTTTAACTAGAAAGACCATAAGCTTTATTCCAATTTTGATTTGTCTCGGCAGAAAGAGATCGTGGACCATAACCCTGTTGCTCTGTTTTCGGGCTCCGCGAAAGCGTTGCAACGCGAATGCACCGGGAAGGTATTGACAGTTCGAGCGAACTACCGTGGCACGCTGCAACGCGTGCAACGAGCATTAATCAAAAAGTACGTAATATGTATGTACACGTCTGAACGCAGGCGCATTGGGTCGCGCGGTATTATCCGAATGAGGCTTTCGATAATTGTCAGAAGTTTGCAAGACCATGCCCCGTCAGATCGTAACACTTGTGGCGCCTTGAAATTTCACTAAAAATACTGCTAGCTCGTACCTTCCGGCAGGTGATTCTCCGCGAGAATGTGAGAGATAAACATCAGATTCGTCAATGTAGTTTTAACGTTACTTCAAATTTCGTTAGAGTTCGCGAAGTCACGAGGATTTCGTAGCACGCAAAAATGCGACGAAAATCGTCGACAGAGGGGAAGAAAAAAAATAGGATAGCATTTGAGATACACTCACCCTTTTTCCTTCGATCTGACTGTACGATCCCTCCTTCTCAGGTTCTTCAGGTTACTCGTGGACTTAATAGGATCCTCCTAGATAGGGGAAACAACGAGTTTGTTGTCTTTTCTACCGGTGAATCACTTCATCTTTCTGCCGATTATTACGAGCCACGATCGATCCGATTTCCTATAGCACACGACGCTTGGCGTCCACTAGCGCACTGGAATGCAGACCGACAGGTTTTGAACCGCGATAAAGCATAGTAACAAGGTGTGCACTGGCCTAGGTATATATGCGCGCAGGTTGGTACGGTCTGGGAAGGATTACCGGCCCATTTCATTCGCAGAAATAGAATATGTGAGGAAAATCGTGAAGCTGTGCTTGGAAATGATCAAATTTATCAGAATTTACTATTAATCGCACGTATATTCGATTCGACGCGTCAAACTAACTTCATGAAAATTGATTAGCCTCTAAATGAGACGATATTTTGCGAGAGCAGTGCTACAAGTGTGGCGCCACTTTTGAAATGTTAAAAGGCGGCAAATATGAAACTACttattttaaatgaataataCGACAGAtatgaataatttaaaaaatgtttaaatatagaaatatattgTATTCAAATTAACATCAATCAATAACAATCGATTTTTTCCCTTCTTTACACTTTTCTGCATGTCTACAATTTCGTTTACGATCGTACGTGTAATAACATGTTCGAGGAGGTTGTATGTTTTAAATAATTACTTTTACATGTGATATTTCGTGATGTTTTCGTTAAGAAAATTTCCTGTTGGTTACAagctaaaatattaaatattttactcaATCATATAAGCAAGGTCAAAAACTTAACAAACATTTTACAatgtatttcatttaaaatgagtaataattatattaataatataattaataataataataataatattacgcCAACAAAATTCGTACAATATACAACTTGTAGGTATACATATAAATTAACATCTGTTCCTCAAAATAAATGATTTCTGCGTTTGGCACGATGTCATGTAAATGGAAGCAACGTAAACACCATGTTATACATTTTGATTGTCCGTGGCTAGGTGGCGATAGAATGAAACGTGTTTGCTTGGTACACTCGACCTTTTTGGTATttctaattattgatgattttTTACCTATAGATCAGCCGGTCATGACTAACAGGATAGTGTCAAATAATAATTGGCATGCATTGAAAAAGATCATGTAAAGAAACAGGCATTTCTATAGCATATGCAATACCGGTAATATTTGGCGAAAAAAATAAACTCGATAAGAGTATACTACTATTGTTTTACAAGCTTTTTGTACTTATTTCGCTATGTGTAAATATTACACCAATTTATAAATAAACAATTCTTTTTAAAGACCGGCTGACGAGAGTATCTTGTCCAAATGTCAGGATTTACTGGTGTATTGCTTTACACTGTATTACTAATCGATTATCTAATTTGTAATTGATCGATTAGctacattactattattataaatGGCATCCCAACCCCTAATTGATATCATATTAGAATAAACTACATGGAAGAACAGATCTTCAGTCGTAGCAAACAAAAGCTAGACTAAAAATTTCAACAAATAGTGAAAACCGCCATAGTACTTtcaatatataaatatagtatatatatttatatatacatattactAATTTGTAGATGCCAGTTTTCCTATCTATTAGAATTAGAATGTTAAAAGGTGTCAGCAAGAATGCCAATTTAATAATATCAGAAAGTGCGGAGAACACCTCTCTTTCTCTAAACGATAAAACTTATATAAAGCTCTAAAACTTCTGTTTCATCAAAGTATAACAACAACAACAAGGCGTATTTAGTTTTGCAATAATATCACAGACAATAGAAAAACGTAAACGTCTACAAAAACTGGTCACACTTGTATGTATACAAATTTCGAAAAAAGTGCTCATCCTCGGAAAGCACGTGCTTCTGTAAAGCATACAAATACATACATGTCGTGTAAGATCACTTTACATTgcataaaaaatgtataattcccTCAAAAAATTCAAGTTGTATTATTGTACATAAACATGGCATTCTTCCTTGCACCCTTCTCTTCGATTTTTTCCCCGTAGCTGACTAGCTACAATCACATAAAATGTTTTGGCAGCGCGCCCTGTCAAGAATTTATCAtacatttaatttttcttttgttACGTTAAATTAATCGATAACGTTTAACATTTGCAACATCTACAAATgttatattactattattttccaagtgtaatatcattttcttgagTGGAATTTACATTGATTTGCTGATTGTATGATAAAATAAATGTACTACAAGTTGAATTTAAAAGGACAAACATAACTAGACAAATTTAAACATTAGATAGTAAATAGTGTATCCATCAATAAATTAAACTAAATTGCACCTTCTTTAAAAGCAATAACTAGGAGTTTCGTGTTTGAATAGATCTGAGCCAGCAGTAACATATAATATTACATGTAACAGTTTATCATTATTTGCAACTGTGTCGCTTAAATATTATTAACGAACTAACAACTGATACTTCCTTTTTCCTTTATGTTTATACGTATAGTCGTAAGACTAGAAACCGTATTCGATTTAAAATTTCGTAATTTTAAATTGGTAACCAAGTTCTCTTCGAGTGAGTACTTTCACTTACATATGCATCGTTCGCTATCTAATCGGATTAGAAGACTGTATACCGTGTTTCATGGAAATTTTTTTACAATAAATAGCATGTAATCATAAAGATATGAAATCGTTCAGGCTGCGCTACCATGCTGTGTTTGTAGTGTCACgtaaattactatgattacaattAGTGAATGATTTAAGTTAATGAACTGTACCATTTTTTAGCGAAATATTAGGAAGAGCTTTTATCACGCGGGCCGTGCCCTGTAAAAATATACGTTTTCTCTATATAGAACTACATAATTAATGTATACAAGACCAGTTCTAATCGATATTCGCGTGTCACGCGTATTATACACATCTTTCGTTAC carries:
- the LOC143184865 gene encoding interference hedgehog isoform X2; this encodes MRSISSLCGVIVVLLHVLASFAHGQRQEPGMSFLRHPKPLDAPLGDDVNFECNLNLAAERFSWRHRPLGSDKWLPVLHTPTNVGKTSRHVVNFDNETKAGDYRCIAFYGSSGLASDPARLTLATLQKFTDKNDLVINVAAGNTVPITCPVPYSAPEAIVQFYEKNNLIQNVNGKTMVIENVKASDSGSYHCTASNYITTQIYTSNHEIILNVLTNPSFQAPYFIKQPQTEYKVLRDKNVTLECFGAGYPVPYVTWSRLGSALPSKSIKTSMGLMITNVQPEDRGEYDCMWINSGAHIKSVIILKVMEAPKVIKSPKASTFSEGGELELSCIVTGEPQPKIEWLINGESLVPSENLEIKGSTLRISEVEKKHAGIVQCVASNEYGSDSGYNLLRVNPKQHIGTTESRQDYGIPNSRHKHTRGGGRRRSKEGKRKGTVLVPPNQPNVTRLSDVSVMVRWSVPENTGLPIQFFKVQYRELGPKMNGKQAKWMTANSEIPNHVRSFEVTDLQPDHTYRFRIAAVYSNNDNKLSPNSGRFHLNADGGFESNKMPIPLLTNTEALGPQEVLLIWQNPDTSANIDGFYVYHRASTSAGDYIKTTVEGKDSFNITISHLQPDTTYEFKVQSFSVDAASEFSQILRQKTKKLVVEHNYHENRDNRGSNLTLDSRMKPANDRNANMYAIIGGVLGGLTLLGGLAAVAVVYKRTKHKQSRESSQSEGKPITNGRVMNGGVNDSKINITSNPLAGLDTSEDIIQPKSGQQSPMEMASFLNGQNNNSNNRNNSDTAGTDVNTSYTEPSLLQGSLPIDQPL
- the LOC143184865 gene encoding interference hedgehog isoform X1, which gives rise to MRSISSLCGVIVVLLHVLASFAHGQRQEPGMSFLRHPKPLDAPLGDDVNFECNLNLAAERFSWRHRPLGSDKWLPVLHTPTNVGKTSRHVVNFDNETKAGDYRCIAFYGSSGLASDPARLTLATLQKFTDKNDLVINVAAGNTVPITCPVPYSAPEAIVQFYEKNNLIQNVNGKTMVIENVKASDSGSYHCTASNYITTQIYTSNHEIILNVLTNPSFQAPYFIKQPQTEYKVLRDKNVTLECFGAGYPVPYVTWSRLGSALPSKSIKTSMGLMITNVQPEDRGEYDCMWINSGAHIKSVIILKVMEAPKVIKSPKASTFSEGGELELSCIVTGEPQPKIEWLINGESLVPSENLEIKGSTLRISEVEKKHAGIVQCVASNEYGSDSGYNLLRVNPKQHIGTTESRQDYGIPNSRHKHTRGGGRRRSKEGKRKGTAVLVPPNQPNVTRLSDVSVMVRWSVPENTGLPIQFFKVQYRELGPKMNGKQAKWMTANSEIPNHVRSFEVTDLQPDHTYRFRIAAVYSNNDNKLSPNSGRFHLNADGGFESNKMPIPLLTNTEALGPQEVLLIWQNPDTSANIDGFYVYHRASTSAGDYIKTTVEGKDSFNITISHLQPDTTYEFKVQSFSVDAASEFSQILRQKTKKLVVEHNYHENRDNRGSNLTLDSRMKPANDRNANMYAIIGGVLGGLTLLGGLAAVAVVYKRTKHKQSRESSQSEGKPITNGRVMNGGVNDSKINITSNPLAGLDTSEDIIQPKSGQQSPMEMASFLNGQNNNSNNRNNSDTAGTDVNTSYTEPSLLQGSLPIDQPL
- the LOC143184865 gene encoding interference hedgehog isoform X3 is translated as MRSISSLCGVIVVLLHVLASFAHGQRQEPGMSFLRHPKPLDAPLGDDVNFECNLNLAAERFSWRHRPLGSDKWLPVLHTPTNVGKTSRHVVNFDNETKAGDYRCIAFYGSSGLASDPARLTLATLQKFTDKNDLVINVAAGNTVPITCPVPYSAPEAIVQFYEKNNLIQNVNGKTMVIENVKASDSGSYHCTASNYITTQIYTSNHEIILNVLTNPSFQAPYFIKQPQTEYKVLRDKNVTLECFGAGYPVPYVTWSRLGSALPSKSIKTSMGLMITNVQPEDRGEYDCMWINSGAHIKSVIILKVMEAPKVIKSPKASTFSEGGELELSCIVTGEPQPKIEWLINGESLVPSENLEIKGSTLRISEVEKKHAGIVQCVASNEYGSDSGYNLLRVNPKQHIGTTESRQDYGIPNSRHKHTRGGGRRRSKEGKRKGTAVLVPPNQPNVTRLSDVSVMVRWSVPENTGLPIQFFKVQYRELGPKMNGKQAKWMTANSEIPNHVRSFEVTDLQPDHTYRFRIAAVYSNNDNKLSPNSGRFHLNADGGFESNKMPIPLLTNTEALGPQEVLLIWQNPDTSANIDGFYVYHRASTSAGDYIKTTVEGKDSFNITISHLQPDTTYEFKVQSFSVDAASEFSQILRQKTKKLVVEHNYHENRDNRGSNLTLDSRMKPANDRNANMYAIIGGVLGGLTLLGGLAAVAVVYKRTKHKQSRESSQSEGKPITNGRVMNGGVNDSKINITSNPLAGLDTSEDIIQPKRIKAQPLN
- the LOC143184865 gene encoding interference hedgehog isoform X5 — its product is MRSISSLCGVIVVLLHVLASFAHGQRQEPGMSFLRHPKPLDAPLGDDVNFECNLNLAAERFSWRHRPLGSDKWLPVLHTPTNVGKTSRHVVNFDNETKAGDYRCIAFYGSSGLASDPARLTLATLQKFTDKNDLVINVAAGNTVPITCPVPYSAPEAIVQFYEKNNLIQNVNGKTMVIENVKASDSGSYHCTASNYITTQIYTSNHEIILNVLTNPSFQAPYFIKQPQTEYKVLRDKNVTLECFGAGYPVPYVTWSRLGSALPSKSIKTSMGLMITNVQPEDRGEYDCMWINSGAHIKSVIILKVMEAPKVIKSPKASTFSEGGELELSCIVTGEPQPKIEWLINGESLVPSENLEIKGSTLRISEVEKKHAGIVQCVASNEYGSDSGYNLLRVNPKQHIGTTESRQDYGIPNSRHKHTRGGGRRRSKEGKRKGTAVLVPPNQPNVTRLSDVSVMVRWSVPENTGLPIQFFKVQYRELGPKMNGKQAKWMTANSEIPNHVRSFEVTDLQPDHTYRFRIAAVYSNNDNKLSPNSGRFHLNADGGFESNKMPIPLLTNTEALGPQEVLLIWQNPDTSANIDGFYVYHRASTSAGDYIKTTVEGKDSFNITISHLQPDTTYEFKVQSFSVDAASEFSQILRQKTKKLVVEHNYHENRDNRGSNLTLDSRMKPANDRNANMYAIIGGVLGGLTLLGGLAAVAVVYKRTKHKQSRESSQSEGKPITNGRVMNGGVNDSKINITSNPLAGLDTSEDIIQPKL
- the LOC143184865 gene encoding interference hedgehog isoform X4, translated to MRSISSLCGVIVVLLHVLASFAHGQRQEPGMSFLRHPKPLDAPLGDDVNFECNLNLAAERFSWRHRPLGSDKWLPVLHTPTNVGKTSRHVVNFDNETKAGDYRCIAFYGSSGLASDPARLTLATLQKFTDKNDLVINVAAGNTVPITCPVPYSAPEAIVQFYEKNNLIQNVNGKTMVIENVKASDSGSYHCTASNYITTQIYTSNHEIILNVLTNPSFQAPYFIKQPQTEYKVLRDKNVTLECFGAGYPVPYVTWSRLGSALPSKSIKTSMGLMITNVQPEDRGEYDCMWINSGAHIKSVIILKVMEAPKVIKSPKASTFSEGGELELSCIVTGEPQPKIEWLINGESLVPSENLEIKGSTLRISEVEKKHAGIVQCVASNEYGSDSGYNLLRVNPKQHIGTTESRQDYGIPNSRHKHTRGGGRRRSKEGKRKGTAVLVPPNQPNVTRLSDVSVMVRWSVPENTGLPIQFFKVQYRELGPKMNGKQAKWMTANSEIPNHVRSFEVTDLQPDHTYRFRIAAVYSNNDNKLSPNSGRFHLNADGGFESNKMPIPLLTNTEALGPQEVLLIWQNPDTSANIDGFYVYHRASTSAGDYIKTTVEGKDSFNITISHLQPDTTYEFKVQSFSVDAASEFSQILRQKTKKLVVEHNYHENRDNRGSNLTLDSRMKPANDRNANMYAIIGGVLGGLTLLGGLAAVAVVYKRTKHKQSRESSQSEGKPITNGRVMNGGVNDSKINITSNPLAGLDTSEDIIQPKTIIDTY